Genomic DNA from Candidatus Omnitrophota bacterium:
TCGCCGCACGCGCGCGAAATACTGGAAGGCAATCCTTATCTTGACGAAGTGATAATATATGACAAGCTCGGAAAACAGAAAGGACTTATCGGGAATTTGAAATTCATAGCAAAGCTCCGGCGTAAGAAGTTCGATATAGCCATAGCGTTGCACCCTACCGCGCGTACGCATCAGGTCATTTCCATGGCCGGGATCCCCGAAAGGATCGGTTACGACAAGAAACTCGGATTCCTGCTTACTAAGAGGATGCCCCATACAAAACAGTTCGGATTGAAGCATGAGATAGAATATGCTCTCGATATGCTGCGATATATAGGCGTGGAACCGAAGGAGCGGGCTTTGTATATGCCTCTATCGCCGGAATGCGCGGAGAGGGTGCGTTCGATGCTCGATAAATACGGCGTTAAGGATGCGGACAAGATAGCTGTCATCAACCCGAGCGCGAGCTGTCCGTCTAAAAGATGGAGCGCAGAGAGGTTCGCGAAGGTGGCGGATGAGTTGATCGAGAAGCGGGGGATGAAGGTTATAATGATATCGTCGAAGGCAGACGCTATATACGCCGGCAGGACCGCCTCGTTCATGAACAAGCCATGTATCAACCTGTTGGGGAAGACGTCCATCGGGGACCTCGCCGGTATATTGTCGCGCGCGCGGATACTGATATCAAACGACTCGGGGCCTGTCCATATCGCATGCGCCGTCGGTACGCCCGCAGTAGTGATATTCGGCAGGAAGGACAGGGGGCTTTCCCCGAAGCGCTGGGGGCCCGTCGGAAAAGACGATGTGGTGATCCATAAGGATGCAGGCTGCGAAG
This window encodes:
- the waaF gene encoding lipopolysaccharide heptosyltransferase II translates to MNKIRNSKFEIRNYRKILIVRLDRIGDVILSTPVIKALRDAYPDSRIAFMASPHAREILEGNPYLDEVIIYDKLGKQKGLIGNLKFIAKLRRKKFDIAIALHPTARTHQVISMAGIPERIGYDKKLGFLLTKRMPHTKQFGLKHEIEYALDMLRYIGVEPKERALYMPLSPECAERVRSMLDKYGVKDADKIAVINPSASCPSKRWSAERFAKVADELIEKRGMKVIMISSKADAIYAGRTASFMNKPCINLLGKTSIGDLAGILSRARILISNDSGPVHIACAVGTPAVVIFGRKDRGLSPKRWGPVGKDDVVIHKDAGCEVCRAHNCAMGFKCLAAVTADDVLGAVDKILNK